ATTTCAGAATCCAAAATCATAACTTGCTTCTGGTAGAGACTGAAGGGTCATACACTGTTCAGCAGAACTATGCAAATATGGATATTCATGTGGGCCAGTCATACTCATTCTTGGTCACAATGGACCAAAATGCTACCAGTGATTATTATGTTGTTGCCAGTCCCCGGTTTGTTAATTCATCTGCTTGGGCTAGGACTGCAGGAGTTGCTATACTGCACTACTCTAATTCTCAGGGGCCAGCTTCAGGTCCTCTTCCAGATCCCCCCAATGATGCTGACCCATTTTTCTCAATGAATCAAGCGAGGTCCATAAGGTTGAGTTTAACTGTTTTTCTGTTACTGTTAGCATGAATATATGACATTCTTGATAATACTGGTGGCCTTTCCGTTGAATTTTTCTAGCATTCTAGGCCTTCCTTAATGCTAGTCTGGTCGCTGTAAGTGATTATTAAATGGTTTGACTGACACATGGTTTAATGTGAATGGAATTTTAAATCTGGGATTTTTAGTCATTTATCCGCTAAGTGAATAAGTGTGGGATGCAAATGACGCCACAGCAGAACTTTGTTTGGGATAAATGTGGTTTCttttgtgtgtgcgtgtgtgccTAGCTCATTAAGGTATCTTACAATCATTGAATATTTTCTAAATGCTGAGGTAACTAGCCTTACGCTATTCTGATGTCATTTGATCTGTAGATGGAATGTTTCTGCTAGTGCTGCTCGCCCAAACCCCCAGGGTTCTTTTAAATATGGAGATATTACTGTGACTGAAGTCTATGTGATCCTTAATAGACCTGCTGAACTTATTGATGGAAATTGGCGCACCACGCTCAACGGCATTTCATATTTAGCACCTTCAACACCGTTGAAGCTTGCCCAGCAATTTGACATTCCTGGCATTTACAAGCTTGATTTTCCAAATAGACTGATGAGCAGACCTGCAAAGGTTGATACATCTATAATTAATGGTACCTACAAAGGTTTCATTGAAATCATATTGCAGAACAATGATACTTCTGTTCAGAGCTACCATCTTGATGGCTATGCATTTTTCatcgtggggtaagatcataGATGATGCCCTATcccccccccttccccccccttctctctctcccttctcctcTCTTTTGAAAATGACGTGGTCATAATTAGCAGTTTTCCATTTGGAATGTAGAATGGATTATGGAGTATGGACAGAGAATAGCAGAGGAACTTACAACAAATGGGATGGCGTTGCTCGCTCCACTACTCAGGCAAATCTTAACTCTTGGTGCTTGTGAATGTCACATCTTTtggattgaaatattttataccaaaaaggaaaaaaaatagaaaaggagaaacagcccttttctttttgttagcTCAAGGAAGATTTACAAATTAAATCCTACCCTGAGACTACAGAAAACCTCAGTTGTTTTATGCAATTCATCTAAGAGAAGGATAGTATGAAGAACTGTAGTGATAGACTTGGTTTTTTTACCTTAGGATATAATACTCAAATGAATATTAGTTTGAACTTAAATGGCACTCTATGCCCCaatatactttatatatatagctgCTATTTGGTGGCATATCCAGTGACATTGTTTGCATGGCTCATTCTTTTGTATGAAGTATTTTCTTCCTAGTATAGTTCCTTGAAAATCATGCTTGCACTGCAGCGAGTAAACAGTAGCTTTTCAAGTAATTTGCCGTGTTGCATACAGTAGTCTAGAAGCAAAACTGTTGCTTTTGCATAATTTTAGGAGCGCATTTATTCAACCTTTAATCCAATAACTGGTGATTAGAACAGGTAGAAATGCTAAATTTTTGGTATCCAGAAGAAGCATTATACAAATCTTTGTTTAGATTCCGATGAAAATGCtgcaatttattattttctttctgagATTTTATGGTCAAACAATTTGGTAATCTATCCATGAGCCTTTTCAGGATTTAAGTGGATATAATTACACAGGTAGAAATGgtaaaaagaaaaggtaaatgGGTGCTTTAATAATGATATATTGAAATGTAAAGTAtaccaagcaaaaaaaaatgtGGGTTATAGTAGAGGAGCCCTGGGAATAATTCagtatttcttttccttctaaTTTTATTGGGGATAAGAGTTGCTGTTCGAGCACAATCATAAATATATGGGGTAGTCACTGTCTTACATGCTGTATTGGGCTGCGATTTTAAGTCCTGTGTGTCTGTTTTGACCAAACTTCTATACTTGTCTGGTTGAAATCTTTTTAAGGGGCCAACCTTACCTCTCGCCTGATTACAGGTGTTTCCTGGAGCTTGGACTGCCGTTTTAGTTTATCTGGACAATGATGGCATTTGGAACCTTCGTACACAGAATTTGAACTCATGGTACCTGGGCCAAGAAGTTTATCTGAGTGTGGTGAATCCAGAGATCACAGAAAAATCTGAGATGCCACTACCTGAGAACACCATCTACTGTGGCCTACTCTCACAATTACAAAAGTAAGATGTTTTCACAACTACATCTTGTCAATAATCCGCTACTGGTAGATGGGTTAACACTTCTTTTTTCCTGGCTATTGTCTGCTACAGATGTTCAACGTCTGAATTTCTATACTTTACAGGAGAAAATGTGTgcatattttgcaaaaattttggGAGCAAGTTTTGCCCAAGCTATTAAGGCATTtgacaaaatcatttattaGGCTCTATTTGGATTGGGTAACTTGACCTTAACATTCAGAATTTGGAAATTTTCAGTTCCTTGTTTGGATACGTTTTTGTTGAAAGCATTTTGACTTGGTTCCAAATCTAAAGGTGGATTTGAacccaaaaatagaaaaatttggAATGCAAACTATTTCAAATTACAAATTTCAGATTACATTATTTAAAATCCCTCTATCCAAACATGACCTTAGAGTTGATTGGATGTATCGTATAATTGGAAACTTCTAGTGCTTGGCAAAATCCTCCCTCGTTTTTTTAAGACCcccctctatttttttttttgggtcagAAACACGATGTTGTGGTTTCATGGATGATGGTATTCGCCCCCCACATCCAATGCACTTTGTTTTATGTTTCGTATGGTCCtcaatatttttccttttcatttccaAACTCCTATTCTAATGTTTAGCTTtgcttttttcttccttcaggGACCAGTCTCAGAGAGTTAAGTTCTCTGGTGCTCCTTCTCCCCTGGCAAAAGTAAACAGAACATTTGTTATTGCATTTGCTGTTGCTTTATTGGCAGCTTTCATCAGGTAGGTAATAAACTTGCACAAAAATGTAACTCCGCATTAtgaatcaatcaatcatgcatGTGGGGACGATTTGCTTAATTCCATGGAAGTTGAGAATGAAGATAGATTAGTCAAGTCCCATTGTGTTGCTTGTATTGTATCATCATGTAATTTCGATGCCTTGTGGCATGATTATGAAATCATTGTTGCAATGTCGAATTTTGTAATTACTTGACCATGCCACTTAATTAGTGGATCGGTAGAGAAGAGAGTAATgcaattgttattattatttatcaatCCTTGATTGCCGGATTTATTACAATCAGTACAGCAATGCAATTGTCACAAATAAATTGAACAGGTAAACAAGAAAGACAAGACAACTCTGAGCTTAAACTTGGTTATTCTTTCCTGTTATCTGAGCTTACATGATTTCTCTCGAGGCAACTGTTATCTGAACCCGTTTCTGTCGATCAGAGTGAGGAACCAAGCTCTACTCtgctaattatatatatatatgtatgtatatcttTGACAGTGGACTTGCAATGGACTAATTCAGCGGTATCTTTCCTCAACTCTTCAAACGAATCAGACTTCATCTTCCCTAACTTTCATCTCTTCTAATTCATCCAATGCCGATACATGCACGCATATACCAGAATAATCTCACCTTTCTCACtgtaaaggtaattaattaattaatgagcaTCGCAGCAGCATATGTTAGTGCTTCTGATCTTTCGTTTGTTGATATGGAGTTGGCTCAGATCAGAAGCCTTACTTGTTGCTGTTTTGGAGTTGGCATTGCAGGGATCTGGGCACATGGTCCCCAagaacaacccccccccccccctcccccgaaGCCGTGGCCTTTTTATAGCCGTTGGTTGATGGGGGaaataatatgaaaatcaaaGCTTTTTTTTCTCTGGGTGATAATGGCAATGCTAATTACATTATGCTTGAATTTTATTCACAAAGAAgactattatataaaataatcttttataatcaagtaaattggtTATAGTAATGAAAATGTCAAGTTGTCACACAAAACAAAGTCAAAATGTAAGTgttaaattcattcaaaaattaagtttactgattaatcaaaataataaaaaaaattagtgatatcataaaatatagtataaaaatatgaattttgcaatatatatatgtgtgtgtgtgtgtattgaaaGGGACATATTTGCTTATATAAGTTGAAGAATTTGAGTTCTCTCTTAAAGAGGTCGGAAGTCGGAGCTTTGGGAATCAAACAACGTTTTTTATTGTATTGCCCTCCCAATCCAATGCTGCAGAGACGCTTCCTTTGCACCATCGTTTCCGGCAACCACCAGAAGCCTCGCCGCCAGTGGCCGATTAGGCAAGTGAACAGGTCCAATTTCTCCGAGGCTCTGCAGCACATCAAGGCCCACATCCGCGACTGCGACTTCGTGGCCGTGTCGTTGCAGAAGACTGGTTCCTACTCTGCCCCTTGGCACCGAGTTCTACCCCTTGACACCGCCGAGATCGCCTACTTCAAAGCCAAGTTCGCCGCCGAGAGGTTTCAGATTCTTCAGTTCGCAGTCTGCCCGTTCTCGGTTAGGGCCTCCAAAGTCGTCGCCCACCCGTGAGTCCCCAACTCATTATGATAACACCACCATATACAGGGCCCATATAAATAGATGAGAAAGATGAAAATAAACTTATTACCACTAGTGCACATATATTTCGTAGATAACTAAACGGGCATCCATGTGGCTGCATACTAGTATTGCTGAACTCGCCATATCTCGTGTATATGGGTTGGTCGACCAACTGTTTGTTAATTTTACAGTTGATAAGCTTTATGAGTTGTAATGaaaatgtagatattttaaGTCTATTTCTCTAAAAAAGAAATGCATAGTTTACTGAACTTACAAAGATATAACCATGCTGCTTGTGCTGCCGTTTATGCATTGGGTAGTTGTATCTGGACTAATACTTCTTGTATAGATCATCCTATGACTTTTTCCCCTTTACCAATCCCTTTCTCCCGTCATTAATTTCTTGAACCAAGTGACAAGCCAAGCATCATGCCCCAAACTGCAACCTAACTTGAACTTATAGGTGTAAGCTGggctttttgattttttgtgctTGTGGAGTACACATGTTAATTCCAATTCAGGAGCTGTTGATGTCTGGGTACCTTTTCTCGGTTCTAATATGTCTCCAAAAGGAACCATTGGGAGTGGAGAATTTGGTacgttattaatattttgatccTAGGTAATTATGTACATGATTTACGTGTGATAAACTGGAATATTAATTGTTGGTCACCTGTGTTTCCTTGGTAATTTGATTGTCTGATATAAGTAGAGCAAAAACAATATGTGCTGTCAGTAACTGTGCCATTCTAAGTTCTCTTGGTAATTTGATTGTTTGAAATTGAGATCTCACAGtgttttgtatattttttattttatacagaTACAACTTTCATCTCTTCCCGAGGGATGAACTCAAAATTGGCTTGCCTTCATATAGCTTTTCGTGTCAGTCATCATACTTGAGCTCAATGGCTCGACAAGGTTTTGATTTCAATGCCTGCATATATGATGGTAAGGTGCTTAATTGCTTAAATAATAGAACAGTGATTTCATGAAGGCatgtttaatatttaaaatgtgCGATACTATTGTCAGATTCTTAAATAAGAAAAGTGAGATGCTCAAAGAACATTAGAAGATTTGACTTTAGTAAGAAGTTCAGAACTGTTTTGATCCTTAAATGTCTTGATCTATAGTTCTCACATGTTGTAAAACTCTGAAGTTACATTTTGCAATTGCTCCACAGGTGCTGCTGTTTTGATCCCGAAATGCACTATATATCTAGCTGGGATGGGCTAAGGAATTTTGAAGCTTCATTGGTTCGataactatttaaaaaaatacctttCTGATATTTGACACATCAGTGACTTAACCAAATAGTAGCCGAAATTAAGGCCATAAAAAGCAATTTTTCCAGAATTAATAAGATATTTCAAAGCAATAGTTGTTTCCTCACATTCATTGAAAAACTTGGAGAAACATCTCTTCCATTTCTCTTTAATCACCAATTCATTTACCAATTTCTTTTGGTTTTATCTTTTATGCACTTCACTTGGCTCAGATACCTTGTTTTCCTCCCTCTTACTTTAACCGGCTGATATATCCATCCATGTCTTTTGCGTCAAGTCGTTGATTGACAAACATTGAGGGGAAAACTAAGCCAATTGCAGAAAATGTTAGGACTCTATTTGGAAACTCAACAACTAGATGAAGTTGCAAACTGCTGAGATACTCAAGGTTGAAACATTATTTATCAAGAAACTATTAATTTGAAACATTTGCTGATTTCGCTCGACATGTCTGAAACATTATTTATTGACTGAAATGCATCCCAGAATGAATATGTTGACATTTTGGTATGTGCGCCTATGCTGGAACTTTTCATCCTGAACCATTCTGGAATCATTTTTAGAAGGGTTGTGATACTCTAACATAATAGCTATTTTTTCTATCCTGAGTTGGGTGCCTTTGCACCAACTTATAAATGGTACCACTCTCATGCTAGCATCTGTTGCCCCTTATGAACAAATAGTTTTTTGAGAATGCATGGATTCCTCCTTGCGATTGGATTCTTGTTATTATTCAAGAAATACTTCAATACTCATTTTCATGCTTACATGAGATTGTCCAGTGTTAATCTGGAAAGACCTTTTTGGTTCTCTGGGCAGGCATATCATATTTATCGAGGGAACAAGAATCTGCTTCAAGAGAACGAATAGGAAGTCCAGTGCGTAGAAAATGTGAAACACAGCCTTCCTCTGATCTTTCAGTTGCTGACTCAATTTTTGTTGAAAGGATAAAAGCACGAGTCAGGAACTGGAGAAATGCTTTTAAAGACTCAAGCTCAAGGGCTGAAGGTGAGGAACGTATCTGTTATTCATTTTACATTTGATGTTGTTCCAGCACTTCTAAACTCATTCCCTATCATTGACAGATCCTTTAATCAATTCCCTGAGAAAACTTGTCATAGGAAATGAAGAATACGGATCAAGACCATGCTTAACCATAACTGTGTGCAGTGAACGCCAAGTGCAGCTTGTAGTAGAGGTAAAATGATCTCCATTGCTCTAGGCCATATTGTTGGACAGAATGAAAGGC
The Diospyros lotus cultivar Yz01 chromosome 12, ASM1463336v1, whole genome shotgun sequence DNA segment above includes these coding regions:
- the LOC127787430 gene encoding monocopper oxidase-like protein SKU5, with the protein product MPSSSLLSISGCFFCSVLSLFTAVAFAGDPYIFYDWTVSYIAASPLGVKQQVIGIEGQFPGPILNVTTNWNVVVNVKNKLDEPLLLTWNGIQQRKNSWQDGVLGTNCPIPAGWNWTYQFQVKDQIGSFFYFPSLSFQRAGGGYGGIIINNRDVIPVPFGTPDGDITLFISDWYTKSHKDLRKHIEKEIDLGAPDGILFNGLGPYRYDDALVPNGIPYEMINVEPGKTYRFRVHNVGISTSLNFRIQNHNLLLVETEGSYTVQQNYANMDIHVGQSYSFLVTMDQNATSDYYVVASPRFVNSSAWARTAGVAILHYSNSQGPASGPLPDPPNDADPFFSMNQARSIRWNVSASAARPNPQGSFKYGDITVTEVYVILNRPAELIDGNWRTTLNGISYLAPSTPLKLAQQFDIPGIYKLDFPNRLMSRPAKVDTSIINGTYKGFIEIILQNNDTSVQSYHLDGYAFFIVGMDYGVWTENSRGTYNKWDGVARSTTQVFPGAWTAVLVYLDNDGIWNLRTQNLNSWYLGQEVYLSVVNPEITEKSEMPLPENTIYCGLLSQLQKDQSQRVKFSGAPSPLAKVNRTFVIAFAVALLAAFIR